From Rhodothermales bacterium:
GCGTCGCCTTGTCGATGTCCCTCAGCGGATCCACAAACTCCGAACCCAGACCCGCGGACGCCGCCATCTCAATCAGTATCTCGGTATTTCCCGCAACGATCGAAATCGGATTGTTGATGTCATGATAGATGGACGAAATACTTCGTCGGATCTTTCGCACGTCGTGTTGAACACCGGTGGGCGTTCCCGAACTAGACTCGCTGTCCATAATCAGGGGGTTGTACTGGTTATCTCAAACTACAACTCATCAAGCCGTCTCTCGTCAACGACCCGGGGCCCTCGCTCTCCCATCGAAACCGATCCAACTTCGACCTCCGGGTCGTGTTCAAAGAACAGGTGCCAGTTTCCTTCAAGCGCCGAATTTAGAAATGCAGCCTTCTCCCTGATCGTCACCAGAGGCTCTACGTCGTACGCCATTGTCCACGCCGCGGGAAGGTGAAATCGCGTGGGCAGCAGATCGGCTGCATAGACCAGCGTCTTGCCACCCCCTTCCAGCTTGACAAGTTGCATCTTCTCTGTGTGGCCATCGACGGTCATTACGGATACCCCCGGAAACAGCTCGGTCTCACCATCACAAAGGACTAGCTGCCCCGACGACGCGAGCGGAGCAAGATTCTCTTTCAGGAATGACCCCCGCTCGCGAGGATTCGGCGCGTTGGCCGTCCGCCAGTGATCAACCTGGACATGAAACCTGGCATTGGGAAACGCAACCGCCAGAGTATCTCCGGATCTCATGGTGCTTCCCCCGCAGTGATCGAAATGAAGGTGTGTCAAGATCACGTCAGTGACATCATCCAGCCCAAGGCCCGCCCCGTGAAGCGAACCCTCGAGGCTGGAAGAATTTGTGTCGACATCGTAGATGTGACCGAACTTCTCGTCGAATTTCGTGCCGATTCCGTTGTCAATCAGGATCAGCCGGTCCTGGCCTTCGACGAGCAGGCATCGCATCGCGAGCCGGATACGATTCCGGTTGTCGGCGGCGATCTTCCTCTCCCACAGTGGCTTGGGGATGACACCAAACATCGCTCCGCCGTCGAGTCCGAACGTGCCGGCGTCGATCGACCTGAGGATGTAATCGCCCATGCGGGTCATAGCCTTTTCCAATAATTAGTCCTCACTTACATCTGGCGGAAAATCCTTGAAGTGACCGTTCGACCGGATCTTCTCCCTCAACGTGCCCATCTTCTCCACTTGCGGTATGAACCCTTCCAGGAACGACACGAGAAACGAGATCCGATCCGACTCAGATTCCTTCTCAAGTACGCTCTGCTTCTGGGCGAGTGTCAGGCCGGCATTCTGAGCGATGAAGAACGAAACCATGTCGACGTCCTCGTAGATCGACGGGCTCACGTCTCGTCCGGCCAGTTCCAGAAGCTTCATATGTTGTGCAATGACCCGCTGTTGGATGTTCGGGTCCACTTCCTCCGACGCTTCGGGTAGTACATCTACGCGCCCCTGCATGTACTGTCGGTCCTCGGAGACTTCTCGCACACGAAATCGCTGGCGGCCCTCGACAGCGATGTCGAGTCGGCCATCTGGATACCGTTTCAGTATCTGCCGAATCTCCGCGACACACCCGACGTCCGACAGCACACCTTCAACCGCCAGGACGACGCCGAAGGATCGATCACCCGAAAGGCAATCCCTGATCATCTCCTTGTATCGCGGTTCAAAGATGTGGAGTGGTACCGTCTCGCCGGGATACAGGACCAGATCGAGTGGAAATAGTGGAAGATGTTCTGCTGTCATCCGGTGTGGTCGGCGAAGATCGTGTGGCCGCCCTTGATATCGACTCCTACGCCGTCTTGTTTCTGAGGACGTGCCGTCTGTGCGTACCTTGTGTATAGCCCGACGTCATGAATGCGGACACCAACGAACGTGCGCACCCGGTCATTGATAGTTTTCTTGCTTGCGCATGCGACGGCGATCGCCCAGCCGGCCAACTTTGGTTCGGCCGACGATCCTTCGGAAACGGCGTCCGGAACGGTTTGGCGCCGATCGATCAACGCAGACGTCCGGGGCGGCCTGTCCCTAATCGGTCCCGACTGGCGCGCCGCCACAGGTGTTACTGTCGAATACCGCGGCATGGACCTCTCGGCCCGCTTCAATGGCACGTTTCGCGGCGGTATCTCGGGTGCTTACGACCCGGACATCAACGGAGCATACGATCTCCTGCGCCTCGTCGAGTTCGTGCGCCTGACTCCTTCCCCGCGAGGCTTCTACCTGCGCGCGGGCCCGACCAACCGGTTCCGACTCGGGACCGGACACGTCGCCAACTTCTTCAGTTCGGAGACGGTCTGGGATGATCGCACGGTCGGCCTGGAGGCAATGTGGCCGGGTCCTATGTTCGACGTCCGTGTGTTCAGTGATGACGTGCGTATGAATCGTGTCATGGGCGGACGACTTTCCGTTCGGCCTCTCTTCTGGGCGAAGGAAGAGAACGCGCGGTCGCTTGAAATTGGAGCGGCCTACGTAACAGATCGTCGTCAATTTGGTGGAGAACCGCTCATCACCGCATACACGTTCGACCTTCGGTTCACTGCTGCCAGTGTTGGCGAAGTGATCATCCAACCGTTCGCCACCGTAAGTGCGTATCGAGACGCCGGCGCCGGCTTCGGACTCGGCGGCGAAATGTTGAGCGACAACTTCATCGATGTCGCCCGGTTTCGACTGCGCTTTGCGCTATACGTCAGCGATGACGGATTCATCCCTGGATACGTCGGTTCGCTGTACCGTGTTAACAATCCCAGTGCACGAATAATCAAGTCAGAAGACTTCTCCGGTACAGATCCCATCGATGCTCTCGTGGGACTTCGTCTTCAGGACGCGGAGCGCGGAACGTCGTTCGAAACGGAACTCCGAGTGCTATTTTTCGATCAATTCGAGTTCTGGTATAGCTTCCGGAGACATTTCGGGGGCGCCCCGCTCAGCGAGTACCACCTCCGACTTTTCTTCCAGACCGGCCGATTGTCCGCGCAGGTGTCTCAGGATCGTGGCGGACTCAAGAGCTTTTTTACGCTCTTCAATGATGTGGGAGACCAGACGACGCTTCAGCTTCGAACAGACTATCACGTCGCCCGAGGATTCTGGCTGTTCGTGCGAGCAATCTACTCCTACGAACGTGCGGAGCAACAGGCGGATGGGGTAGACCGCTTCGTCGTGCAGCGGCGCTTCGAGCCCTATACGGGCCTGAGATTCCGGTTCTAGCTCTACTTGATCGCGGCACTCATCTCGAGCATCTTCTCGATCGGGCGCAGTGCGCGAAGGCGAAGCGATTCCTCCATCTCGATCTGCGGCCACTCGTGCAACAGACACAGGTAGAGTTTTTCGATCGTGTTGAGCCGCATGTGCGGACACTGGTTGCAGGCGCATCCGCTTTCAGGTGGAGCCGGAATGAACTGCTTGTCCGGGTTGTCCTTCTTCATCTGATGCAGGATCCCTTCCTCGGTCGCAACAATAAAGGTCGACGCGCTATTGTCGGTAGCGTACTTCCGGATCTGACTTGTGGATCCGATGAAGTCAGCGTGCCGAAGAACGGCTTCTTCGCACTCCGGGTGCGCGAGGACCGGTACACCGGGATTCCTCATTTTGAGGCGGACCAGTTTCTTCTCGCTGAACGTCTCGTGAACTATGCACACGCCATCCCATATCACCATGTCCGTCCGACCGGTGGTCTTCGCCAGATAGCGACCCAGGTTTCTATCCGGCGCGAATATGATTGGCTGGTCGGCGGGAATTTGTCGAATAATGTGCTCGGCATTTGACGAGGTGACGATGATGTCCGTCTGGGCCTTCGTGGCTGCCGTGCAGTTTATGTACGAGATAACAATATGGCCCGGGTGCAGCTTGATGAAGTCGCCAAATTCGTCGGCCGGGCACGAGTCAGCCAGTGAGCAGCCCGCATTGAGATCCGGAAGAATCACTTTCTTTGACGGGCTGAGAATCTTGGCCGTTTCCGCCATGAAGTGGACACCGGCGAACACGATGATATCCGCGCTGGTCTCGGCGGCCTGTCGAGATAGCCCCAGCGAATCCCCGATGTAGTCGGCGACGTCCTGGATTTCGGGCTCCTGATAATAGTGCGCAAGCAGAATGGCATTCTTTTCGCGCTTCAGATCCTCGATGGCGGCCACGAGGTCCGTGGACGGATCAACTTCCTCTACGACGTAGCCCACAGCCGGATCAAGAATCGTCTGCAATGGAATCATGAGAATAGGCGTTGTATCCGTAAAGATTGATCAAGTGATTTCTTCCTGCCCCAGCACCCTTTTTAACCACCCGACGTCACATCAGATCCTTGTCGCCGCGCTGCGGGTTCTTCCGAAATGACGTGGTTTTCGAGCCGCAGCAGTCGATCAGCCATGCCGGCAAGCGTCGTGCTGTGCGTTGCAAGCACAAACGTCTGCTCCAGGTCTCTGCTTAGCCTGACGATCTCTTCCTGCAGTCGATGAGCGGTGTCGCCATCCAGATTTCCGGTCGGTTCGTCGGCCAGAACCAGCCTCGGAGCATTCATGAGGGCCCGAGCGACTGCCACGCGTTGCTGCTCGCCCCCCGACAGGGCGTGAGGCCGATGATCGGCACGGTCCGCGATGCCGAGAATGTCGAGAAGTTCGAGAGCGCGCCCGCGCACCTGCCGGAGCGGACGTTGCTGGATAATCGCCGGCATCGCCACGTTCTCAAGAGCCGTGAACTCGGGCAGCAGGTGGTGAAACTGGAATACGAATCCGACGTGTTGGTTGCGAAACTTCGACAGGTCAGAATCCTCTTTCGCAAAGATGTTGTCGCCTTCAAAGAGGACGTCACCACTATCTGGTCGATCAAGAGCGCCGAGCAGGTGTAGCAACGTGCTCTTGCCGCTGCCACTCTCGCCAACGACCCCGACGATCTCACCTCTACGGATATCGAAGCTGACGCTTTGCAGGACAAGAAGACTTCCACTGAGCGCGGCAGGGTACGACTTCGTCAGGTCCCGGACGCGAACGAGAGGTGT
This genomic window contains:
- a CDS encoding ABC transporter ATP-binding protein, whose amino-acid sequence is MKSPPTDVTPLVRVRDLTKSYPAALSGSLLVLQSVSFDIRRGEIVGVVGESGSGKSTLLHLLGALDRPDSGDVLFEGDNIFAKEDSDLSKFRNQHVGFVFQFHHLLPEFTALENVAMPAIIQQRPLRQVRGRALELLDILGIADRADHRPHALSGGEQQRVAVARALMNAPRLVLADEPTGNLDGDTAHRLQEEIVRLSRDLEQTFVLATHSTTLAGMADRLLRLENHVISEEPAARRQGSDVTSGG
- a CDS encoding LON peptidase substrate-binding domain-containing protein, producing the protein MTAEHLPLFPLDLVLYPGETVPLHIFEPRYKEMIRDCLSGDRSFGVVLAVEGVLSDVGCVAEIRQILKRYPDGRLDIAVEGRQRFRVREVSEDRQYMQGRVDVLPEASEEVDPNIQQRVIAQHMKLLELAGRDVSPSIYEDVDMVSFFIAQNAGLTLAQKQSVLEKESESDRISFLVSFLEGFIPQVEKMGTLREKIRSNGHFKDFPPDVSED
- a CDS encoding MBL fold metallo-hydrolase — protein: MTRMGDYILRSIDAGTFGLDGGAMFGVIPKPLWERKIAADNRNRIRLAMRCLLVEGQDRLILIDNGIGTKFDEKFGHIYDVDTNSSSLEGSLHGAGLGLDDVTDVILTHLHFDHCGGSTMRSGDTLAVAFPNARFHVQVDHWRTANAPNPRERGSFLKENLAPLASSGQLVLCDGETELFPGVSVMTVDGHTEKMQLVKLEGGGKTLVYAADLLPTRFHLPAAWTMAYDVEPLVTIREKAAFLNSALEGNWHLFFEHDPEVEVGSVSMGERGPRVVDERRLDEL
- the nadA gene encoding quinolinate synthase NadA, which produces MIPLQTILDPAVGYVVEEVDPSTDLVAAIEDLKREKNAILLAHYYQEPEIQDVADYIGDSLGLSRQAAETSADIIVFAGVHFMAETAKILSPSKKVILPDLNAGCSLADSCPADEFGDFIKLHPGHIVISYINCTAATKAQTDIIVTSSNAEHIIRQIPADQPIIFAPDRNLGRYLAKTTGRTDMVIWDGVCIVHETFSEKKLVRLKMRNPGVPVLAHPECEEAVLRHADFIGSTSQIRKYATDNSASTFIVATEEGILHQMKKDNPDKQFIPAPPESGCACNQCPHMRLNTIEKLYLCLLHEWPQIEMEESLRLRALRPIEKMLEMSAAIK